The Fulvivirga ligni genome window below encodes:
- a CDS encoding NADP-dependent isocitrate dehydrogenase, translated as MSENKAKIIYTITDEAPALATHSFLPIIKAFAGQSGVNIETRDISLAGRIIANFPEKLTDEQKIADALTELGDLAKKPEANIIKLPNISASVPQLVAAIKELQAQGYVLPDYPEEPKNDEEKDIKSRYDKIKGSAVNPVLREGNSDRRAPGSVKQYAKKNPHSMGAWSSDSKTHVSHMTSGDFRSNEKSVTVPAAGSVKIEFVDASGNATVLKEKIALLEGEVIDATVMSKKRLIEFLEREVAEAKQQGVLFSLHMKATMMKVSDPIIFGHAVKVYFNDVFQKHGETLKSVGADVNNGLGDVLSRIESLPADKKAEIQADIEKALENGPDLAMVNSDKGITNLHVPSDIIIDASMPAMIRTSGQMWNGEGKQQDTKAVIPDSSYAGIYQTVIDFCKKNGAFDPTTMGTVPNVGLMAQKAEEYGSHDKTFEISGAGKVKVVDASGSTLIEHDVEEGDIWRMCQTKDAPIQDWVKLAVTRAKASNTPAVFWLDKDRGHDAQLIEKVNKYLPEHDTSGLEILIKSPEEAMEYTLERIKKGEDTISVTGNVLRDYLTDLFPILELGTSAKMLSIVPLMNGGGLFETGAGGSAPKHVQQFLEENHLRWDSLGEFLALAASLEHLSGAFNNQGAQILADALDKATGKFLENSKSPSRKVGELDNRGSHFYLAMYWAEALAEQSDNTSLKETFAKVAADFNAKESEIVSELNGVQGKPQDIGGYYNPDYQTTSNAMRPSATLNAILDSLA; from the coding sequence ATGAGTGAAAACAAAGCGAAAATTATTTATACCATAACCGATGAGGCACCTGCATTGGCTACTCATTCATTTTTACCCATCATTAAAGCCTTTGCTGGACAAAGTGGTGTAAATATCGAAACCAGAGATATTTCTTTGGCTGGTAGAATAATCGCAAACTTCCCGGAAAAACTAACTGATGAGCAAAAAATTGCGGACGCACTTACTGAATTAGGTGATTTAGCCAAGAAGCCGGAAGCAAACATCATTAAGCTTCCTAATATTAGTGCTTCGGTTCCTCAGCTTGTAGCCGCCATCAAAGAATTACAAGCTCAAGGTTATGTCCTTCCAGACTATCCGGAGGAGCCTAAGAACGATGAAGAAAAAGATATAAAAAGCAGATATGATAAAATTAAGGGTAGCGCAGTAAACCCAGTGCTTAGGGAAGGAAACTCAGATAGAAGAGCTCCTGGTTCAGTGAAGCAGTATGCAAAGAAAAACCCTCACAGCATGGGTGCATGGAGTTCTGACTCTAAGACTCATGTTTCTCATATGACCAGCGGCGATTTCAGATCTAACGAAAAGTCTGTAACCGTACCTGCAGCGGGTAGTGTAAAAATAGAATTTGTAGATGCATCTGGTAATGCTACAGTTCTAAAAGAAAAAATAGCTCTACTTGAAGGCGAAGTAATTGATGCCACTGTAATGAGCAAGAAAAGGCTAATAGAATTTCTTGAAAGAGAAGTGGCTGAGGCTAAGCAGCAGGGAGTATTGTTTTCATTGCATATGAAGGCAACCATGATGAAAGTTTCAGATCCTATTATTTTCGGTCATGCTGTAAAGGTTTATTTCAATGATGTATTCCAAAAGCATGGTGAAACTTTAAAATCAGTTGGTGCGGACGTTAACAACGGTCTTGGTGATGTTCTTTCAAGAATAGAGTCTCTTCCTGCTGATAAAAAAGCTGAGATTCAGGCTGATATTGAAAAAGCACTAGAAAATGGACCAGACTTGGCTATGGTGAATTCTGATAAAGGAATCACTAACCTACATGTTCCAAGTGATATTATTATTGATGCCTCTATGCCAGCCATGATCAGAACTTCTGGTCAGATGTGGAACGGAGAGGGCAAGCAGCAAGATACCAAAGCTGTTATTCCAGATAGCAGTTATGCAGGAATCTACCAGACAGTAATTGATTTCTGTAAAAAGAATGGCGCGTTTGATCCTACTACAATGGGTACTGTGCCGAACGTTGGGCTTATGGCTCAAAAAGCTGAGGAGTATGGTTCTCACGATAAAACTTTCGAGATTTCAGGTGCTGGAAAAGTGAAGGTAGTAGATGCTTCTGGTAGCACTCTAATCGAACATGATGTAGAGGAAGGTGATATCTGGAGAATGTGTCAGACCAAAGATGCTCCTATCCAGGATTGGGTGAAGCTTGCCGTTACAAGAGCAAAAGCTTCAAATACACCTGCTGTATTCTGGTTAGATAAGGATCGTGGTCATGATGCGCAGTTAATAGAAAAAGTAAATAAATATTTACCAGAGCACGACACTTCTGGTCTTGAGATTCTTATCAAATCTCCAGAAGAGGCTATGGAATATACACTTGAGAGAATTAAAAAAGGAGAAGATACCATTTCAGTAACAGGTAATGTACTGAGAGATTATTTAACTGACCTTTTCCCAATTCTTGAATTAGGAACTAGTGCCAAAATGCTTTCAATAGTACCATTAATGAATGGTGGAGGCTTGTTCGAAACGGGTGCCGGTGGGTCTGCTCCAAAACACGTACAACAATTCTTAGAAGAGAACCATCTAAGATGGGATTCTCTGGGAGAGTTTTTAGCGTTAGCAGCGTCATTAGAGCATTTAAGTGGAGCATTTAATAACCAAGGAGCTCAGATATTGGCTGATGCTTTAGATAAGGCTACTGGTAAATTCTTAGAAAATAGTAAATCGCCTTCTAGAAAAGTGGGAGAGCTAGATAACAGAGGAAGCCATTTCTATCTGGCTATGTATTGGGCTGAGGCTTTAGCAGAGCAGTCAGACAATACTAGTCTGAAGGAGACCTTCGCTAAGGTAGCTGCTGATTTCAATGCTAAGGAGTCTGAAATTGTATCAGAATTAAACGGTGTTCAAGGTAAGCCGCAGGATATTGGAGGATACTACAATCCTGATTATCAGACTACTTCAAATGCTATGAGACCAAGTGCAACATTAAATGCAATTTTGGATAGCTTAGCTTAA
- a CDS encoding CAP domain-containing protein, whose protein sequence is MSYLFIILTYLFSVFSLPLTADVDVCLNTEEKKLYSMINEYRKQKKLPPIPYSAKLTVVAQAHAKDLANNYHFDPQGECNPHSWSDKGDWTSCCYTNDHKQAKCMWDKPKEIAGYESEGYEIAYYNSGGATADKSLSGWKKSPSHNPLIINSGMWEKAKWQGVGIGIYEGYAVVWFGQLADNQNQISSCEVN, encoded by the coding sequence ATGAGTTACCTTTTTATTATCTTGACCTATCTGTTCAGTGTATTTTCATTGCCTTTAACTGCTGATGTGGATGTTTGTTTAAACACTGAAGAGAAAAAACTGTATTCAATGATTAATGAATATAGAAAGCAGAAAAAATTGCCTCCTATCCCCTATTCAGCCAAACTTACTGTAGTGGCACAGGCCCATGCAAAAGACTTAGCTAATAATTACCATTTCGACCCTCAAGGTGAATGCAATCCGCACAGCTGGTCTGATAAAGGCGATTGGACATCTTGCTGCTATACAAATGACCATAAGCAAGCCAAGTGCATGTGGGACAAGCCCAAAGAAATAGCAGGATATGAAAGTGAAGGCTATGAAATAGCTTATTATAACAGCGGCGGAGCCACTGCAGACAAAAGTTTAAGCGGATGGAAAAAAAGCCCATCGCATAATCCACTGATTATAAATTCAGGTATGTGGGAAAAAGCAAAATGGCAAGGCGTAGGCATCGGAATATATGAAGGCTATGCAGTAGTATGGTTTGGACAACTAGCCGATAATCAGAATCAGATTTCTTCTTGCGAGGTCAATTAA
- the panB gene encoding 3-methyl-2-oxobutanoate hydroxymethyltransferase — MSVHKKDIKKITTHQLQEMKNRGEKISMLTAYDFSMARILDQAGIDILLVGDSASNVMAGHETTLPITLDQMIYHAASVVRGVDRAFVVVDLPFGSYQGDSSEALRSAIRIMKESGAHAVKIEGGKEIEDSVKRILSAGIPIMGHLGLTPQSIYKFGTYSVRAKEEEEANKLVSDAKLLEELGCFSIVLEKIPAALAQKVAEKVSIPIIGIGAGGGVDGQVLVVQDMLGMNKEFKPKFLRRYADLDQVITDAVVGFVNDVKASDFPNESESY; from the coding sequence ATGTCAGTTCATAAAAAAGATATAAAAAAGATTACTACTCATCAGCTCCAGGAGATGAAAAATAGGGGTGAGAAAATTTCTATGCTTACCGCTTATGATTTTTCCATGGCCAGAATTTTGGATCAGGCAGGGATTGATATTCTCCTGGTAGGAGATTCAGCATCTAATGTTATGGCGGGGCATGAAACTACTTTGCCTATTACTTTAGACCAAATGATTTATCATGCCGCTTCTGTAGTAAGGGGTGTGGATAGAGCTTTTGTTGTAGTTGATTTACCTTTTGGATCTTATCAAGGAGACTCTTCTGAAGCATTGAGGTCGGCCATAAGAATTATGAAAGAATCTGGTGCTCATGCTGTAAAAATTGAAGGGGGCAAAGAAATAGAGGACTCGGTAAAAAGAATTTTAAGTGCGGGCATCCCTATTATGGGGCATTTAGGCCTTACTCCTCAGTCAATTTATAAGTTTGGAACTTATTCTGTGAGGGCTAAAGAAGAAGAGGAGGCCAATAAATTAGTGAGCGATGCTAAGCTTCTTGAAGAGTTAGGTTGCTTCTCTATAGTGCTTGAAAAAATACCGGCAGCACTAGCACAGAAGGTGGCTGAAAAGGTTTCTATTCCAATTATCGGTATTGGAGCTGGTGGAGGTGTAGATGGTCAGGTGCTTGTAGTTCAAGACATGTTAGGGATGAATAAGGAATTTAAGCCTAAATTCCTCCGAAGATATGCAGACCTGGATCAGGTGATTACAGATGCAGTGGTTGGTTTTGTAAATGACGTTAAAGCCAGTGACTTTCCAAATGAAAGTGAATCCTACTAG
- a CDS encoding ATP-binding protein has protein sequence MIQVKDILDKLENPVELIKNNDALKEASPKSGSWEWFFKDNKIYFSPELKSLLGHDPQEPLPAKGFWRGLIHPDDRSKIVNHFIDYLNGFVSFYEQVFKLRHTCGKYLWVNSRIELYRDENGDIDRITGVYTDITEQKEQVSQIKISEDKYKNLFQNSMIAMVRSNINTGNILEANEKFWHLFNVPNEERHVTTCESIIGRKNTKTIYKLLDANGSIDDLELKVETSEGTLWISLGAVLYPAEEVVDCIIKDITETKSSLIELQKVNFELDSFIYHASHDLRSPLRSILGLIDLFRIETDVRVRQECIEKIEGSVKRLDSLVVELLSISRNDRVNDPHTFINLMVEINNSISSYYNASNTEGLEILTNIKQPVDFYSDLTRVRIILNNLISNAIKYRSFHKERSFIKIEATVDADKATIEVTDNGEGIEESKLPHIFDMFYRATEKSEGSGLGLYIVKRVADKLKAQIHVTSEELEGTTFKFVIPNTK, from the coding sequence ATGATTCAAGTAAAGGATATTCTTGATAAGCTTGAAAATCCCGTAGAGCTCATTAAAAATAATGATGCTCTGAAAGAAGCTTCACCCAAAAGTGGTAGCTGGGAATGGTTTTTTAAGGATAATAAGATTTATTTCTCTCCGGAGCTCAAGAGCCTTCTTGGACATGATCCGCAGGAACCTCTCCCGGCCAAAGGTTTTTGGCGAGGTTTAATACACCCCGATGATAGAAGTAAAATAGTAAATCACTTCATAGATTACTTAAACGGTTTTGTAAGTTTTTATGAGCAAGTGTTTAAGCTAAGACATACCTGTGGTAAATATCTTTGGGTCAATTCAAGAATTGAGTTATACAGAGACGAGAATGGGGATATTGATCGTATAACGGGAGTGTATACAGATATCACCGAGCAGAAGGAGCAGGTGAGTCAGATAAAGATTAGCGAAGACAAGTATAAAAACCTGTTTCAAAACTCCATGATAGCCATGGTGAGAAGTAACATTAACACAGGTAACATACTGGAAGCCAATGAAAAATTTTGGCATTTGTTTAATGTTCCTAATGAAGAAAGGCATGTTACTACTTGTGAAAGCATTATCGGCAGAAAGAATACTAAAACTATATATAAGCTTTTAGACGCCAACGGAAGTATAGATGACCTTGAGCTTAAGGTAGAAACTTCAGAAGGTACATTATGGATTTCTCTAGGTGCAGTGCTTTATCCGGCAGAAGAGGTGGTGGATTGTATTATAAAAGATATAACCGAAACGAAATCTAGCCTTATTGAACTTCAGAAGGTAAATTTTGAACTAGACAGTTTTATATATCATGCTTCTCATGATTTGCGCTCTCCGCTAAGGTCTATTTTAGGTCTTATAGATCTATTTAGAATAGAAACTGATGTAAGGGTAAGGCAAGAATGTATTGAGAAGATTGAGGGTAGTGTAAAGCGACTTGACTCTTTGGTGGTGGAGCTATTGAGTATTTCCCGAAATGATAGGGTAAATGATCCTCATACATTCATTAATCTTATGGTTGAAATAAATAATAGTATTTCAAGCTATTATAATGCTTCTAATACAGAAGGTTTAGAAATTTTAACCAATATAAAGCAGCCTGTAGATTTTTATTCTGATTTAACCAGGGTGAGAATTATTCTCAATAATCTCATTTCCAATGCTATAAAATATCGTTCCTTTCATAAAGAGCGGTCATTCATAAAAATTGAAGCGACTGTGGATGCCGATAAGGCTACCATAGAAGTAACTGACAATGGTGAAGGTATTGAAGAATCTAAGCTTCCGCATATTTTTGATATGTTTTACAGAGCCACAGAAAAGAGTGAAGGCTCAGGCCTTGGTCTTTATATCGTAAAGAGAGTGGCGGACAAACTTAAAGCTCAAATTCACGTTACAAGTGAGGAGTTAGAAGGTACAACCTTTAAGTTTGTAATTCCAAATACTAAATAA
- a CDS encoding phosphoribosyltransferase family protein codes for MEDKSLILADDQVRQKIKRMAYEIYENNFQEKEVILAGIHEQGYQLAKLLQSDLTKIASFKVSLIGVTLDKFAPTQSDISLDCDTKDIKGKCIVLIDDVMNTGRTMAYSLKPFLNVKVKKIETAVLVNRSHTQFPISTKYAGYELATTINDHVAVELDKNKTAVYLQ; via the coding sequence ATGGAAGATAAAAGTTTAATACTGGCTGATGATCAGGTGCGTCAAAAAATAAAGCGCATGGCCTATGAGATCTACGAAAATAACTTTCAGGAAAAGGAAGTAATACTTGCAGGCATTCACGAGCAAGGCTACCAATTAGCCAAGTTATTACAATCAGATTTAACTAAAATAGCCAGTTTTAAAGTTTCATTGATAGGAGTGACTCTTGATAAGTTCGCTCCAACACAAAGTGACATTTCTTTAGATTGTGACACCAAAGACATCAAAGGCAAATGCATAGTGCTTATCGATGATGTAATGAACACAGGTCGTACCATGGCTTACAGTCTAAAACCCTTTCTAAACGTTAAAGTCAAAAAAATTGAAACAGCGGTTTTAGTGAATAGAAGTCATACTCAGTTCCCTATTTCTACTAAGTATGCCGGATATGAATTGGCTACTACCATAAATGATCATGTTGCGGTTGAATTAGATAAGAACAAGACCGCCGTTTATCTTCAATAG
- a CDS encoding Lrp/AsnC family transcriptional regulator has protein sequence MKDKVKLDKIDLKILKILQANAKITNAQLAQEIGLSPAPTLERVKKLEMSGIIKSYHAKLNTEKVGLGVSTFVMVSLKGHNKDNIESFTQSINEIDEIIECHHVTGSGDFILKIIAEDIAAYQKLMLEKVTNIEVVDNMQSLVILSTFKDSKVMPIPQ, from the coding sequence ATGAAAGACAAGGTTAAATTAGATAAGATAGATCTTAAGATATTAAAAATTTTACAAGCCAACGCCAAAATTACTAATGCGCAGTTGGCTCAGGAAATTGGACTGTCTCCGGCTCCTACATTAGAGCGAGTAAAGAAGCTGGAAATGTCTGGAATAATTAAGAGCTATCACGCGAAATTAAATACCGAGAAGGTAGGGCTGGGAGTAAGTACTTTTGTGATGGTTTCACTTAAGGGGCATAATAAAGATAACATCGAATCTTTCACTCAGAGTATCAATGAAATTGATGAAATTATTGAGTGTCACCATGTTACAGGTTCTGGAGATTTTATTTTGAAAATCATAGCTGAAGACATTGCAGCCTATCAAAAGCTTATGCTTGAAAAAGTTACCAATATTGAGGTGGTAGATAATATGCAGTCTTTAGTAATACTTTCTACCTTTAAGGATAGTAAAGTAATGCCTATACCACAGTAA
- a CDS encoding PKD domain-containing protein: MVVEIIHWWYKCKGLTWFKELVAFTYILFLSTIGHAQVASFSLPANSCLNQNILINNQSSDYDSLKWNFCSPHLLTYDYSNISIGNSNVYRSNAFAILPDTSVAVFFSNGSLRKVSFENDFLESISSVQAIANSGGSFSSPNDVKVVKEDGRWVGFVANESGTSGVSRLFFGQEVGSSLESFDFIEGASPLTGTSSLEVINEDDQKTLITIKNSNGEINVVNFSNGFLNQATSQYTFSLNGLTKIQSISKRKRNGIWEFFVVSNDQNLLLKLVFTQGLDQPPLVENVILENHNLNSPYRISFIRDEGRNVLLVLNLGDRIDVLVEEDEGWVFVRELSVGSDNVITLSAVERDEPIVLMTSIANSALYRFNFSGQCYSSLRTSNALVNPYIQFSVPGVYPITLTAYDENGNSDQITKTITITNSQAPDVDLTNETICSTTPVQFSNINSSGDITSYNWSFGDSNTSTTANPSHLYSSAGDYTVNLSVESSNGCSNFVEKDITIYDEPVPDFTLPAAPICTNDAKIFINNTADVYNGNISWEWQIEGDSISNTRDLNYEFTTSGDQEVKLIASIPGCSAETAQVVNNVQQGPIPSFQVNDDCEGQSLQFTNESTGTIDSYSWDFGNGYTSNLENPLFEYSAAGTYGVTLMVSNAVGCQSDITKNVSVYQLPQVQFSNELSCEGSLTQLIDQSQVADANLQSWRWDFDDGYFSTDRDPVHNFEEEGSYDVKLVVTTTNGCADSTERAVDVKPAPQVDFSYDKLCIGEEVKFLDETEPVPGQGITSWAWDLGGVFSADQNPSITFDFPITYNVGLTATSQNLCSSTLYKSIQISPLLDINVSTELNCDNAQTLISDITNFVGDAVASRNWLLDGETIGQDSSFRYAFGNEGAYDVDLLLETVNGCNYSATSNIQIFKSPIAAFTSSLAFGAPPLDVSFTNESEGASTYQWTFSDQDTLTTEDAQHTFNEEADYTVELVATDLNQCSDTARQIVNVLFPDLELEIVNAFYQNGQVILGLRNNGTISLDSIKVEIDLGNAAIIQQVKKMKLLPGQQSNITLDLTINSLSAPYLCINVESVISGISDSDPANNNICISSASAADVVVLAPQPNPADNQMSLRVVTKTDQQAEIYLYNLNGQLVYQEEFSLVNSYQLIQFSVKGIEDGLYILKTNVGGSSDTFKVAINH, from the coding sequence ATGGTAGTAGAGATAATTCACTGGTGGTATAAATGTAAAGGTCTTACTTGGTTTAAGGAACTGGTAGCATTCACATATATATTGTTCCTGTCTACTATTGGTCATGCACAAGTTGCATCCTTTTCTTTACCGGCTAATTCTTGTTTGAATCAAAATATTTTAATAAATAACCAAAGCAGTGATTACGATAGCTTAAAATGGAATTTTTGTAGCCCCCATTTGCTAACCTATGATTACAGTAACATTTCAATTGGTAATTCCAACGTTTATCGTTCAAATGCATTTGCAATACTGCCAGATACTTCAGTTGCTGTATTTTTCTCCAATGGTTCTTTAAGAAAGGTAAGCTTTGAAAATGATTTTTTGGAATCAATAAGTTCAGTTCAAGCTATAGCGAATAGCGGGGGATCATTTTCTTCTCCAAATGATGTGAAAGTTGTTAAGGAAGATGGAAGGTGGGTTGGCTTTGTCGCAAATGAATCGGGGACATCTGGAGTTAGTAGACTCTTTTTCGGACAAGAAGTAGGATCATCTCTTGAAAGTTTTGATTTTATTGAGGGAGCATCACCATTGACTGGTACATCCTCGCTTGAGGTAATTAATGAGGATGATCAAAAAACTTTGATAACCATTAAAAATAGTAACGGTGAAATAAATGTTGTAAACTTTTCCAACGGTTTTTTAAATCAAGCTACAAGTCAATATACTTTTAGCTTGAATGGACTCACTAAAATTCAGAGCATATCTAAAAGAAAAAGAAATGGGATATGGGAGTTTTTTGTTGTCAGTAATGACCAAAATCTGTTATTAAAACTCGTTTTCACCCAGGGTTTAGACCAACCACCTTTAGTTGAGAATGTTATTCTAGAAAATCATAATCTTAACTCTCCTTATAGAATTTCTTTCATTAGGGATGAAGGTAGAAATGTTCTGTTGGTCCTTAATTTGGGGGATAGAATTGATGTTTTAGTTGAGGAAGATGAAGGTTGGGTATTCGTAAGGGAACTATCAGTTGGCAGTGACAATGTTATAACATTATCGGCAGTAGAAAGAGATGAGCCTATTGTACTGATGACATCAATTGCCAATTCTGCTTTATATCGATTTAATTTTTCAGGACAGTGTTATAGCTCTTTAAGAACTTCTAATGCATTAGTTAACCCCTATATACAATTTTCAGTGCCAGGAGTCTACCCCATAACCCTAACAGCCTACGACGAAAACGGAAACTCCGACCAAATCACAAAAACCATCACCATAACAAACTCCCAAGCCCCAGACGTAGACCTCACAAACGAAACCATCTGCTCCACAACTCCAGTCCAATTCAGTAACATAAACAGCTCCGGAGATATCACCTCCTACAACTGGTCTTTCGGAGACTCCAATACTTCGACCACTGCCAATCCAAGTCACCTGTATTCTTCAGCTGGAGATTATACAGTGAACCTTTCGGTAGAAAGCTCTAATGGCTGTAGTAATTTTGTGGAGAAGGATATTACTATCTATGATGAGCCTGTACCGGATTTTACTCTGCCGGCTGCTCCCATTTGTACTAATGATGCTAAGATTTTTATTAATAACACTGCTGATGTTTACAATGGTAACATTTCCTGGGAATGGCAGATAGAGGGTGATTCTATCTCCAACACCAGGGACTTGAATTATGAATTTACTACTTCTGGTGATCAGGAAGTGAAGTTAATTGCTAGTATTCCTGGATGTTCAGCAGAAACGGCACAGGTGGTTAATAATGTGCAGCAAGGCCCCATCCCATCTTTTCAGGTGAATGATGACTGCGAAGGACAATCTCTACAGTTTACAAATGAGTCTACAGGTACTATTGATAGCTACAGTTGGGATTTCGGAAATGGATATACTTCTAATCTTGAAAATCCATTATTTGAATACAGCGCCGCAGGCACCTATGGCGTTACACTTATGGTTTCTAATGCTGTTGGTTGTCAGTCTGATATTACTAAGAATGTGAGCGTTTATCAGTTGCCCCAAGTGCAGTTTAGTAATGAACTATCTTGTGAAGGCTCATTAACGCAACTTATAGACCAGAGCCAGGTGGCAGATGCTAACCTGCAGTCATGGCGTTGGGATTTTGATGATGGTTATTTTTCTACTGACCGTGATCCTGTACATAATTTTGAGGAAGAGGGCAGCTACGATGTAAAGCTGGTGGTCACCACTACTAATGGCTGTGCTGATTCAACAGAAAGGGCTGTAGATGTTAAGCCAGCTCCGCAGGTAGATTTCAGTTATGATAAATTGTGTATAGGTGAAGAAGTGAAATTTCTGGATGAAACGGAGCCTGTGCCCGGGCAAGGTATCACATCATGGGCCTGGGATTTGGGTGGTGTGTTTAGTGCTGATCAAAACCCGAGCATTACTTTTGACTTTCCAATAACCTATAATGTTGGCCTCACGGCTACTTCTCAGAATCTGTGCTCATCTACTTTATATAAAAGTATTCAGATCAGTCCATTGCTAGACATTAATGTCAGTACAGAGCTTAATTGTGATAATGCACAAACACTTATTTCTGATATTACCAATTTTGTAGGAGATGCAGTAGCGTCTAGAAACTGGTTGTTAGATGGCGAAACAATTGGTCAGGATTCTTCCTTTAGATATGCATTTGGGAATGAAGGTGCTTATGATGTTGACCTATTATTGGAAACTGTAAATGGGTGTAATTATAGTGCTACATCCAATATCCAAATCTTCAAATCGCCAATTGCAGCGTTTACTTCATCTTTAGCATTTGGTGCTCCGCCCTTAGATGTTTCCTTTACTAATGAATCTGAAGGGGCCAGTACATACCAATGGACATTCTCTGATCAAGATACTTTAACTACTGAAGATGCTCAACATACATTCAACGAAGAGGCTGACTATACAGTAGAACTAGTGGCTACAGATTTAAATCAGTGTTCTGACACCGCTCGACAGATAGTCAATGTTTTGTTTCCTGATCTTGAGTTAGAAATCGTAAATGCTTTTTATCAAAATGGGCAGGTTATCTTGGGCTTAAGAAATAATGGAACCATATCATTAGATAGTATCAAAGTCGAAATAGATTTAGGTAATGCTGCCATTATACAACAGGTGAAGAAAATGAAGCTGTTACCTGGGCAGCAAAGCAATATAACATTAGACTTGACCATTAATTCGCTAAGTGCCCCTTATTTATGTATTAATGTTGAAAGTGTCATTAGCGGTATATCGGATAGTGATCCTGCCAATAACAATATCTGTATAAGCTCTGCATCGGCGGCCGACGTAGTGGTTTTGGCTCCACAGCCTAACCCCGCTGATAACCAAATGTCTTTAAGAGTGGTAACTAAAACAGATCAGCAGGCTGAAATTTACCTTTATAATCTCAATGGACAGCTGGTGTATCAGGAGGAGTTCAGTTTAGTCAATAGTTATCAATTAATTCAGTTCAGCGTGAAGGGAATTGAGGATGGCCTTTATATCCTGAAAACCAACGTTGGAGGCTCTTCAGATACATTTAAAGTGGCCATAAATCACTAA
- a CDS encoding glycosyltransferase family 2 protein, whose translation MIDVSVIIVNYNTLPLTTACINSIVENTSLGVKYEIIIVDNNSKNKEGEELVNKFPMIKLIQNSKNVGFGIANNQGMNFAKGRYYLLLNSDTYFLNDVLTNAVAFADENQKQYKIYGADIRNSDLSSQRSFFSRRRDDVLMAFKIGVINSNPFFYKYLNALPKADSTEVGGLYGAYIFLDRIVFEETKGFDPDFFMYCEETEWFRNRIKDRYRIKLCERSTVVHYGGGSSRQTIINDQNLLSDFLYWYKISYQAYWVYVIGVYFNSIFTIFLLPLMSKIERQRYFRIVKIRWKFVYRVFFDIPRYSNKYGSRDNSLVV comes from the coding sequence ATGATTGATGTTTCTGTGATCATAGTTAATTATAACACTTTACCCCTTACTACCGCATGTATTAATAGTATAGTGGAGAATACATCATTAGGTGTTAAATATGAGATTATTATTGTTGATAATAACTCTAAAAATAAAGAAGGTGAAGAACTTGTTAATAAATTTCCAATGATTAAGCTTATTCAAAATTCTAAGAATGTTGGTTTTGGCATAGCCAATAATCAAGGGATGAATTTTGCTAAAGGTAGATATTATTTGTTGTTAAATTCGGATACTTATTTCTTAAATGACGTATTAACCAACGCTGTGGCATTTGCTGATGAAAATCAAAAGCAGTACAAAATTTACGGGGCAGATATTAGAAATAGTGATTTATCATCCCAAAGATCTTTCTTCTCAAGAAGAAGGGATGATGTTTTGATGGCATTTAAGATTGGGGTAATTAATTCTAATCCATTTTTCTATAAGTATCTTAACGCACTTCCTAAAGCTGACTCTACAGAGGTCGGAGGATTGTATGGAGCTTATATTTTTTTGGATAGGATTGTGTTTGAGGAGACAAAAGGATTCGATCCTGATTTTTTTATGTACTGCGAAGAAACAGAATGGTTTAGGAATAGAATTAAGGACCGCTACCGGATTAAGCTATGTGAAAGATCAACAGTAGTTCATTATGGAGGAGGTAGTAGTAGGCAGACCATCATTAATGATCAGAATTTATTGTCTGATTTTTTATACTGGTATAAGATCAGTTATCAGGCATATTGGGTGTATGTGATTGGGGTATATTTTAACTCCATATTTACCATCTTTCTTTTACCATTAATGTCTAAGATTGAAAGACAAAGATACTTTAGGATTGTAAAAATTAGATGGAAGTTCGTGTATAGAGTTTTTTTTGACATTCCGAGATATTCAAATAAGTATGGTAGTAGAGATAATTCACTGGTGGTATAA